DNA sequence from the Streptomyces cinnabarinus genome:
CGTACCAGCGGTGGGCCCAGATGGCGTCCTCGCCCTGCGCGCCGCCGCCCGCGGACTCGTCCTCACCGGCGTGCACGACCTGGAAGTGGTCGATGTAGCCGTCGGACTCGTTGAAGTCGCCGTCGCCGTCGAAGTCGTAGCGGTCCCACTGGTCGAACTGCTTGACGTCCGCCTGGATCTGGGCGTCGGTGCGGCCCGCCGCCTTCTGCTGGGCGACCCACGAGGTGACACCGTCGCTGACGATGTTCCACACGCTCGGGCAGTTGGTCTCGCCACAGGCGTTGTTGCCGTAACGGGCCTCGTTGTAGGGGACCTTGACCCAGTCGGAGACCTCGCCGTCGATGGAGTAGCGGCCCGAGGACTGCTTCTCGTAGTACTTCTTCATCGACTCGACACCCTTGCCGGTGCCGAAGTAGAGGTCCTGGAAGTGCTTCTGGTTGTAGTCCGCCTGCCACGCCGTGCTGTTGTCCTGGGCGCGGTCGGGCTGGGCTATCTGGTTGTGGGCGGGGCCGGGGGTGCCGCCGAACTCGGGCTTGGTCTGGTCACCGAACTCGACCAGGATCGTGAAGATCTTGTCGGTCTTCTCGCGGCCCAGCTCGACGTACTTGCTGTCACCCTTCTTGCTCTTGAGCTCGACGACCTGAGAGCCGGCGCGCTCCTTCACCTGGGCCTTGCCCGAGATGACCTGCTTGAGGGCCTCCTCGCGCTGGGCCTCCTGGGTCTGGCTCAGCGGGCCTTCGAGGTTGTGGTCGGCCTCGTTGTGCGCCGGCGCCGGGTCGTGCCGGTTGGTGGCGTTCTTGGCCGTGTCATCGGCCTGCGCCATGGTGAACGTCGAGAACGTGGCGGTGGCCGCCGCGAACGCGACAGCTGTCGCAGCCGCTCTGAACGTCCATGGTCTGCTGGTCACTTGAGATCCTCCCCCGCGTTGGGCGCGCGCGACGGGAGGGTTCCTGGTCATGGAGGGTTCGCGCGCGCGTGATCAACGCGTGTAGTCAAGTGACGTCATTTGACTAGAGGTTCACCAGAAAAGACAGACCTTGACTTGAGCAGGACAAGTGCACTATGCGAAGTCGAGTTCCGCTTTACGGACACCGGCGGCCTACTCGACAGGCGCGTGACGCCGTCCACTTGCTGGACGCCATGACTCCGTGCGCCCCCCGTGCACCGGTACTGTTGGTTAGGTCACGCTTACTGTTCGTTCCGCTCGGGCATGCACGCGATTAGAGTCGATTGGCGGAACGCCCAGAGGTTGGCGGAATGCCAGGCCCACACCCCCCGTGTACCCCCGATTCCGAGGACACGATTCACATGCCTCGTCCGACCGCCGCACAGCTCGCCTACGGTTCGTGCACCGTGCTCTTCTCGACCCTCGCCATGCTGCTGCTGTCACAGACGAGTTCGGGTGCGGCGATCGCGCTCATCGTCGTCGCGGCACTGGCCCTCGGAGTACTGGTCGCGTTGACGGTACCGACGCCCAAGGCCCGGGTGATCGCGATGCGCAGGCCGTCCCCCGCGGTCACCGCGCAGGACGCGCCCACGCCGGCACCGGTTCCCGAGCGCGCCGCCTGAGCCCACTGCCGCGACACCCCCGCGGCAGCTCACGTCGTCCCGCGACGTCTCACCGCGCGACGCCTCACCGGGTGCTGACCACCACCGTCTTGGCCGCCTTGTCGTGCAGGCCCTGCTTGTAGGGCTTGTCGAAATAGCTCCAGCCCCCGCAGATCGCGGTCCAGATGCAGGCGCAGCAGAAGGCGAACGGGATCCACAGCACCAGCGCGCGGACCAGCGAGGTCTGCACGGAGGGCGTGGATCCGTCGTCCAGATTGGCCACCCGCATGCCCAGCCACTTCTTGCCGAGCGTCTGGCCGGTCCTGGAGATCATGAAGGTGTCGTAGCCGATGTAGAGCAGCGCGGCGATCAGCGACTGGCCGAGGGACTTGCCGTAGTCGACGTTGTCGGCGCTCATGTCCAGTTCGTTGACCCGGAACGCCCAGGTGAGCAGCCACACCACGACGGCCACCATCAGCATGTCGATGATCCGGGCCAGGGTCCGCCTGCCGCTTTCCGCGAGCGGGGGCATCCCGGCCAGCGGATCGGCGGGGTAACCGCCGCCGCCGTAGGGGTCACCGCCGTACGGGCCGCCGTCGTAGGGGCCGCCCTGGTACGGCGGCGGCTGGCCACCCGGCGCGCCGGGCTCCCCGGACGGGGGCTGCTTCCTGAACGGGTCGTCTTCCGGCGGCTGCCCGCCGGAGCCGGGAGGCGGTTCACTGCTCATGGCCCGAGTCGACCGCGAACCCCAGGTCCGCGCATCCGGCGAGCGGCCGTCCGGAGTACGGAATTGTCCGGGCGGTTTCGCCGTATCCGGTCAACCCGCCACGAACGTACCCGCCGCCTTGTCGTGCCAGCACTGGCGCCACGGCTTGTCGAACAGGCACCACAGGACACCGACGACACCGATCACCAGCAGCACGGGGACGCTGTAGACCAGCCAGCGGCGCAGGGCGCCGCCGAAGGTGGGCGGTTCATGGCCCTCGATGTCCCGCACCTCAAGACCGAACAGCTTCTTGCCGAGGGTGCGGCCCCACTTGGCGGTGGGCAGCGCCTCGTAGAGCGTGCCGAAGAGCAGCAGGACGGCCAGCACGATGCCGAGGTAGGCCGAGGTCGTGCCGTCCAGCAGCCAGACGGTGACGGTCTCGCCGGACAGCTTGGCCGCGTCGATCTTCTCGTCGACGTGGTCCATCGCCCTGGTGCCGAGCGGTACGGCGGCCGCCGCGGTGACGCCGAGCAGGACCACGGTGTCCAGCAGCCGGGCGGCGAGCCGCTTGCCGAGGGAGGCGGGCCGGGCGGCGGCCTGACGCCGGACGACCGCCTGGAAGGGGTCCTCGACCGGCGGCTTCCAGGGGACCACCGGCTGGTCCTCGTCCCCGGCGAGCCGGTGCACCTGCTGCGCCCAGGACGGCTGACCGCCACCGGGGCCGCTGGTGACGGGAGTTGCCGCCTGGGCGCCGCCCTGTGCGGGGGTCTGCGGCGCCGACGGCGGCCCGGACTGCGCCGGGACCGCCGGGGCCGCCTGCGGCCCGGAGAGCGCCGTGGGAGCGGCGACCTGGGCCCCCTGCTGGGCCTGCGCGGCGGCCCGGTCGGCGGCGGCCTTGCCGGCACCGAAGCCGCGGCCCTGGGGCGCGGCGGCCGCCGCGCCCGCGACTCCCGTACCCCCGGACCCACTTGCCCCCGGTCCGGCGGGCGAGCCCGGTGTGCGCCCCTGCTGTGCCGCGGGCGCTCCGTCGGGGCGACCCGTGCGCGGGGAGACTGCCCGGAATGTCATGGTGCCCTCGTCCGCCGGGGCGTCCTGGGCGGCCGCGTCCAGGGCGGCGGGGCCGGGGATCGGGCGGCGGAAGACGAAGGTGTTGTTGGCGGCGGCCCCGGTGTCGGAGGGGTCGGAGTCGGCCGGCGGGATCGTCGCCGTGCCGTCCGTGCTCTGCGTCGCGCCCTCGGCCGGAGCCGGAGTGCGCGGGTCCGGGGTGCGCGGGTCCGGGGCGCCCCAGGAGACGCGGCGGTCCTGGTCGCCGCCGAAGCCGGTCTGGCGGGAGCGGTCGGCGCCCCACGCGGAGGCAGGCTCCGGACGGCTGCCGTGCTGGGACCGGCCCTGCGCCGCGGCGGGTTCGCCCGCCGGGTCCTCGTCGAAGAAGTGCGGGCCGGTCTCCTCGACCGGGCCCGCGGGGGAGGCCTGGTTCGGGCCGGGCGGCGGGGCGAGCGGTTCGCCGTCCGTCGGTGCCGGACGGCTGGTGCCCGGCACCCAGGAGGCGCCGTTCCAGTACCGGACATATCCAGGAATGGACGGGTCCGGGTAGTACCCCTCGCGGGGCCTGTCGTCACCGGGGGCCGGAGTTGGGGCGCTCATGTCCGTCGTCCCGTATCTGCTCGGGGGTCATTTTGGGGGCTCCACATCTATCAGACGCGGGCAACCCCCACTGCCGGTCCCGCCGGACCCGCCCCTTTCCGGGCAACCTCGCGCAGGTCCTCCACAGCCCCGGAAGGGAAGTGCGGAAAAAAGTTCCGCGAAACCGCGTAATGCTCCGAGCCGGACCCCCTCTCCACTCGTACGGGCCCACCGAAGGACTCGTACGAGAAGTCTCCAGAGAGGACACCGGACGTCATGCACCCCACCGTGGTAGAGCG
Encoded proteins:
- a CDS encoding RDD family protein, with translation MSAPTPAPGDDRPREGYYPDPSIPGYVRYWNGASWVPGTSRPAPTDGEPLAPPPGPNQASPAGPVEETGPHFFDEDPAGEPAAAQGRSQHGSRPEPASAWGADRSRQTGFGGDQDRRVSWGAPDPRTPDPRTPAPAEGATQSTDGTATIPPADSDPSDTGAAANNTFVFRRPIPGPAALDAAAQDAPADEGTMTFRAVSPRTGRPDGAPAAQQGRTPGSPAGPGASGSGGTGVAGAAAAAPQGRGFGAGKAAADRAAAQAQQGAQVAAPTALSGPQAAPAVPAQSGPPSAPQTPAQGGAQAATPVTSGPGGGQPSWAQQVHRLAGDEDQPVVPWKPPVEDPFQAVVRRQAAARPASLGKRLAARLLDTVVLLGVTAAAAVPLGTRAMDHVDEKIDAAKLSGETVTVWLLDGTTSAYLGIVLAVLLLFGTLYEALPTAKWGRTLGKKLFGLEVRDIEGHEPPTFGGALRRWLVYSVPVLLVIGVVGVLWCLFDKPWRQCWHDKAAGTFVAG
- a CDS encoding RDD family protein, with translation MSSEPPPGSGGQPPEDDPFRKQPPSGEPGAPGGQPPPYQGGPYDGGPYGGDPYGGGGYPADPLAGMPPLAESGRRTLARIIDMLMVAVVVWLLTWAFRVNELDMSADNVDYGKSLGQSLIAALLYIGYDTFMISRTGQTLGKKWLGMRVANLDDGSTPSVQTSLVRALVLWIPFAFCCACIWTAICGGWSYFDKPYKQGLHDKAAKTVVVSTR